Proteins from a genomic interval of Stenotrophomonas maltophilia:
- the hemB gene encoding porphobilinogen synthase — protein sequence MSHPLYRPRRMRHDEFSRRLMRENTLTTDDLIYPVFVHELAGRTAVPSMPGVERLSIEELLKVAEEALELGIPVIDLFPVIDPSLKSLDASAAWAEDGLAQRAIRALKSRFPELGVMTDVALDPYTTHGQDGIIDDKGYVLNDITVEALVKQSVSHAEAGVDIVSPSDMMDGRIGAIRRALDADNHINVRIMAYSAKYASAFYGPFRDAVGSAASLGKADKKTYQMDPANGDEALREIALDLEEGADMVMVKPGMPYLDLVRRVKETFGVPTFAYQVSGEYAMMKAAFANGWLDERACVLESLLSFKRAGADGVLTYFAPQVARWLRER from the coding sequence ATGTCCCACCCGCTTTACCGCCCGCGCCGCATGCGCCATGACGAGTTCTCACGCCGCCTGATGCGCGAGAACACGCTGACCACCGACGACCTGATCTACCCGGTGTTCGTGCACGAACTGGCCGGCCGCACCGCAGTACCGTCGATGCCGGGCGTGGAGCGGCTGTCGATCGAAGAACTGCTGAAGGTGGCCGAAGAGGCGCTGGAGCTGGGCATTCCGGTGATCGACCTGTTCCCGGTGATCGACCCGTCGCTGAAGTCGCTGGATGCGTCGGCGGCGTGGGCCGAAGACGGCCTGGCGCAGCGTGCGATCCGCGCGCTGAAGTCGCGCTTCCCGGAACTGGGGGTGATGACCGACGTGGCGCTGGACCCGTACACCACCCACGGCCAGGACGGCATCATCGACGACAAGGGCTATGTACTGAACGACATCACTGTCGAAGCGCTGGTCAAGCAGTCGGTATCGCACGCCGAGGCCGGTGTGGACATCGTCTCGCCGTCGGACATGATGGACGGCCGCATCGGCGCGATCCGCCGTGCGCTGGATGCCGACAACCACATCAACGTGCGCATCATGGCGTACTCGGCCAAGTACGCCTCGGCGTTCTACGGCCCGTTCCGTGATGCGGTGGGCAGCGCCGCCAGCCTCGGCAAGGCCGACAAGAAGACCTACCAGATGGACCCGGCCAACGGCGACGAGGCCCTGCGCGAGATCGCGCTGGACCTGGAAGAGGGCGCCGACATGGTGATGGTCAAGCCGGGCATGCCGTACCTGGACCTGGTGCGCCGGGTGAAGGAGACCTTTGGCGTGCCGACCTTCGCCTATCAGGTGAGCGGCGAGTACGCGATGATGAAGGCCGCCTTCGCCAACGGCTGGCTGGACGAGCGCGCCTGCGTGCTGGAGTCGCTGCTGAGCTTCAAGCGGGCCGGTGCCGATGGCGTGCTGACCTATTTCGCGCCGCAGGTGGCGCGATGGCTGCGCGAGCGCTGA
- a CDS encoding DUF1190 domain-containing protein, with translation MKRSRTTALLLMSAAPLLFTACQKEPEVKVQEGLYTSVEACTEATGDPSSCRNAFAEAQKQAADAAPKYASKEACEKDYKPEQCVQQHTSAGTSFIGPMMMGFFMSQMLSNRGGLAPQPPAASPAYQDKSAGWARPAPGGSGGLNTASGIGAGKAGLAPVASEPNRAVTASRGGFGNTSARRSTSGSYGG, from the coding sequence ATGAAACGTTCCCGCACCACCGCGCTGCTGCTGATGAGCGCTGCGCCGCTGCTGTTCACCGCCTGCCAGAAGGAGCCGGAGGTGAAGGTGCAGGAAGGCCTGTACACCTCGGTGGAGGCCTGCACCGAGGCCACCGGCGATCCGTCGTCGTGCCGCAATGCCTTCGCCGAAGCGCAGAAGCAGGCCGCCGATGCGGCACCGAAGTACGCCAGCAAGGAAGCCTGCGAGAAGGATTACAAGCCGGAGCAGTGCGTGCAGCAGCACACCTCGGCCGGTACCTCATTCATCGGCCCGATGATGATGGGCTTCTTCATGTCGCAGATGCTGAGCAACCGCGGCGGCCTCGCCCCGCAGCCGCCGGCGGCGTCGCCGGCTTACCAGGACAAGAGCGCCGGCTGGGCGCGCCCGGCGCCGGGCGGCAGCGGTGGCCTGAACACCGCCAGCGGTATCGGCGCCGGCAAGGCCGGCCTGGCACCGGTCGCCAGCGAACCGAACCGTGCGGTCACCGCCAGCCGTGGTGGCTTCGGCAACACCAGCGCACGCCGCAGCACCAGCGGCAGCTACGGCGGCTGA
- the ilvD gene encoding dihydroxy-acid dehydratase, translating into MPEYRSRTSTAGRNMAGARALWRATGMKDGDFHKPIIAIANSFTQFVPGHVHLKDLGQLVAREIEQVGGVAKEFNTIAVDDGIAMGHDGMLYSLPSREIIADAVEYMVNAHCADALVCISNCDKITPGMLMAALRLNIPVVFVSGGPMEAGKTKLSEHKLDLVDAMVVAADDSASDEKVAAFERSACPTCGSCSGMFTANSMNCLTEALGLSLPGNGTTLATHADREALFRRAGRLIVELCHRWYGGEDPSALPRGIATQAAFANAMTLDIAMGGSTNTILHLLAAAQEAEVDFDLTHIDALSRRVPQLCKVAPNTPKYHIEDVHRAGGVFGILGELDRAGLLETRVPTVHSASLADALERWDVVRSDNDTLHTFFKAGPAGIPTQEAFSQATRWPTLDVDRAEGCIRSLQHAYSLEGGLAVLRGNLAVDGCVVKTAGVDESIHVFEGRARVYESQDAAVAGILADEVQPGEVVVIRYEGPKGGPGMQEMLYPTSYLKSKGLGKQCALLTDGRFSGGTSGLSIGHVSPEAASGGVIGLVEDGDRIRIDIPARRIDLLLDEAVLAQRRADADARGWKPRAPRPRKVTSALKAYALLATSADKGAVRNTALLGD; encoded by the coding sequence ATGCCCGAATACCGTTCCCGCACCTCCACCGCCGGCCGCAACATGGCCGGCGCCCGCGCCCTGTGGCGTGCCACCGGCATGAAGGACGGCGACTTCCACAAGCCGATCATCGCCATCGCCAACTCCTTCACCCAGTTCGTACCCGGCCACGTGCACCTGAAGGACCTCGGCCAGCTGGTCGCGCGCGAGATCGAGCAGGTCGGCGGCGTCGCCAAGGAATTCAACACCATCGCCGTGGACGATGGCATCGCGATGGGCCACGACGGCATGCTGTATTCGCTGCCCAGCCGCGAGATCATCGCCGACGCCGTGGAGTACATGGTCAACGCGCACTGCGCCGACGCGCTGGTGTGCATCAGCAACTGCGACAAGATCACCCCCGGCATGCTGATGGCCGCGCTGCGCCTCAACATCCCGGTGGTGTTCGTTTCCGGCGGGCCGATGGAAGCGGGCAAGACCAAACTGTCCGAGCACAAGCTGGACCTGGTCGATGCGATGGTGGTTGCCGCCGATGACAGCGCCTCCGATGAGAAGGTCGCGGCGTTCGAGCGCAGTGCCTGCCCTACCTGCGGCTCCTGCTCGGGCATGTTCACCGCCAACTCGATGAACTGCCTGACCGAAGCACTGGGCCTGTCGCTGCCCGGCAACGGCACCACGCTGGCCACCCATGCCGACCGTGAAGCGCTGTTCCGCCGCGCCGGCCGCCTGATCGTCGAACTCTGCCACCGCTGGTATGGCGGCGAAGACCCGAGCGCGCTGCCGCGCGGCATCGCCACCCAGGCCGCGTTCGCCAATGCAATGACCCTGGATATCGCCATGGGCGGTTCCACCAACACCATCCTGCATCTGCTGGCCGCGGCGCAGGAAGCCGAGGTCGACTTCGACCTGACCCATATCGATGCGCTGTCGCGGCGCGTGCCGCAGCTGTGCAAGGTGGCGCCGAACACGCCGAAGTACCACATCGAGGACGTGCACCGCGCCGGCGGCGTGTTCGGCATCCTCGGTGAACTGGACCGCGCCGGCCTGCTCGAAACCAGGGTGCCGACCGTACACAGCGCCAGCCTGGCCGACGCGCTGGAACGCTGGGACGTGGTGCGCAGTGACAACGACACCCTGCATACCTTCTTCAAGGCCGGCCCGGCCGGCATCCCCACCCAGGAGGCCTTCAGCCAGGCCACGCGCTGGCCGACGCTGGACGTGGACCGCGCCGAGGGCTGCATCCGCTCACTGCAGCATGCGTACTCACTGGAAGGTGGCCTCGCCGTGCTGCGCGGCAATCTGGCCGTCGATGGCTGCGTGGTGAAGACCGCCGGCGTGGACGAGTCGATCCATGTGTTCGAAGGCCGCGCGCGCGTCTATGAAAGCCAGGACGCCGCCGTCGCCGGCATCCTCGCCGACGAGGTGCAGCCAGGCGAGGTGGTGGTGATCCGTTACGAAGGGCCGAAGGGCGGCCCCGGCATGCAGGAAATGCTGTACCCGACCAGCTACCTGAAATCGAAGGGGCTGGGCAAGCAGTGCGCGCTGCTCACTGACGGCCGCTTCTCCGGTGGCACCTCGGGCCTGTCGATCGGCCACGTCTCGCCGGAAGCGGCCAGCGGCGGTGTCATCGGCCTGGTGGAAGATGGCGATCGCATCCGCATCGACATTCCGGCCCGCCGCATCGATCTGCTGCTGGACGAGGCTGTGCTGGCCCAGCGCCGCGCCGACGCCGATGCGCGTGGCTGGAAACCGCGCGCGCCGCGCCCGCGCAAGGTCACCAGCGCGTTGAAGGCCTACGCCCTGCTCGCCACCAGCGCCGACAAGGGCGCCGTGCGCAACACCGCCCTGCTGGGCGATTGA
- a CDS encoding SHOCT domain-containing protein has product MGPELGWMQWLIWGIGTLVFGAIIVGVFIAAWRAGKRPPEQLSAARHVAREQALPESVQAELAALNQRKDNGQLSEVEYEQLRAKVLSR; this is encoded by the coding sequence ATGGGACCGGAACTGGGATGGATGCAATGGTTGATCTGGGGCATCGGTACGCTGGTGTTCGGCGCCATCATCGTCGGTGTCTTCATCGCCGCCTGGCGGGCCGGCAAGCGCCCGCCGGAGCAGCTCTCGGCCGCCCGCCACGTGGCCCGTGAGCAGGCCCTGCCGGAGAGCGTGCAGGCCGAGCTGGCGGCGCTGAACCAGCGCAAGGACAACGGCCAGCTGAGCGAAGTGGAGTACGAGCAGTTGCGCGCCAAGGTGTTGTCGCGCTGA
- a CDS encoding DUF418 domain-containing protein: MTQRPSRQPLIDALRGFALLGVFLVNLRFFSLDALMTEAAQQALPSAALDQAIRTGMEWLVDMKAITLFSLLFGMGVAMQMDGNAQGSMAAHLRRMAVLLVIGLLHSVLLWWGDILLVYAVVGLLLPLFRHLGDRALLFSGLFIALMLPPLLSPWIREWVALLTPRAQMNAVALDALEHGSLAQAWWHNLQLAAWLKLSNWALLFFVLGRFLLGYWAGRRGLLLQPQAHTPLLRSIALGGLLLTAAFLWIDANADALKQAWPALRGGVPGYLLRVSYRVAPLALGIAAAAIFALLYLRPWAGRVLRVFVPAGRMALSNYLLQSAICVPLFAGFGLGIGPLHGLWPVLLVAAVVFPLQLWASAWWLRGHRFGPVEWLWRSASEGQWLPLRR, translated from the coding sequence ATGACCCAACGTCCATCTCGCCAGCCCCTCATCGATGCCCTGCGTGGGTTCGCGCTGCTCGGCGTGTTCCTGGTCAACCTGCGCTTCTTCTCGCTCGACGCGCTGATGACCGAGGCCGCGCAGCAGGCACTGCCCAGCGCGGCGCTCGACCAGGCCATCCGCACCGGCATGGAATGGCTGGTGGACATGAAGGCAATCACGCTGTTCTCGCTGCTGTTCGGCATGGGCGTGGCGATGCAGATGGACGGCAATGCGCAGGGCAGCATGGCCGCGCACCTGCGGCGGATGGCGGTGCTGCTGGTGATCGGCCTGCTGCATTCGGTGCTGCTGTGGTGGGGTGACATCCTGCTGGTATATGCCGTGGTCGGCCTGCTGCTGCCGCTGTTCCGGCACCTGGGTGATCGCGCCCTGCTGTTCAGCGGCCTGTTCATTGCCCTGATGCTGCCTCCGCTGCTGTCGCCGTGGATACGCGAATGGGTGGCCCTGCTCACACCGCGCGCGCAGATGAACGCCGTAGCACTCGATGCGCTGGAGCACGGAAGCCTGGCGCAGGCGTGGTGGCACAACCTGCAGCTGGCGGCGTGGCTGAAGCTGAGCAACTGGGCGTTGTTGTTCTTCGTGCTCGGTCGCTTCCTGCTGGGCTACTGGGCAGGCCGTCGCGGCCTGCTGCTGCAGCCGCAGGCACATACGCCGCTGCTGCGTTCAATCGCTCTGGGCGGCCTGCTGCTGACGGCAGCGTTCCTGTGGATCGATGCCAATGCCGATGCACTGAAGCAGGCATGGCCAGCGCTGCGTGGGGGCGTGCCCGGCTACCTGCTGCGCGTTTCGTACCGCGTTGCGCCGCTGGCATTGGGCATCGCTGCGGCAGCGATCTTCGCCCTGCTCTATCTGCGCCCATGGGCCGGACGCGTGCTGCGCGTGTTCGTTCCGGCCGGGCGCATGGCACTGAGCAACTACCTGCTGCAAAGCGCGATCTGCGTACCGCTGTTTGCCGGCTTCGGGCTGGGCATCGGCCCGCTGCACGGGCTGTGGCCGGTGCTGCTGGTGGCTGCAGTAGTGTTCCCACTGCAACTGTGGGCGAGTGCATGGTGGCTGCGCGGCCATCGTTTCGGGCCGGTCGAATGGCTGTGGCGCAGCGCCAGCGAAGGACAATGGCTGCCGTTGCGGCGGTAG
- a CDS encoding glutathionylspermidine synthase family protein yields MQRIRIAERAQWRARAEEAGFRFHTIDGQPYWDESAYYAFTLRQIEQDIEDPSGELHQMALDLVGDVIASERLMDQLAIPSHYRDWIADSWRQRQPHLYGRLDLAYDGTGPAKLYELNYDTPTSLFEASFFQWQWLEDQRNAGRLPQHADQFNAIHEALVDRFGELATQLPPPLYFSAVGSSEEDRGTVDYLRDCASQAGLHGQAIAVEDIGLSEDGRFTALDDSVIGTLFKLYPLEDLMAEEFGRALPGSGVQLLEPAWKAVLSNKGILPLLWQRNVGHPNLLEAHFDDGSTLASGWVRKPLFSREGANIEMHLADGSTQRSDGPYDGPAIIQRAHPLTRFEGGYPLIGSWVIGDHACGIGIREDDSAITRDSARFVPHAIVDEAPTRIYV; encoded by the coding sequence ATGCAGCGCATCCGGATTGCCGAGCGTGCCCAGTGGCGGGCACGCGCGGAAGAGGCGGGTTTCCGCTTCCACACCATCGACGGCCAGCCGTACTGGGATGAAAGCGCGTACTACGCGTTCACCCTGCGCCAGATCGAACAGGACATCGAAGACCCCAGCGGCGAGCTGCACCAGATGGCGCTGGACCTGGTGGGCGATGTCATCGCCAGCGAACGGTTGATGGACCAGCTGGCGATTCCGTCGCACTACCGCGACTGGATCGCCGACAGCTGGCGCCAGCGCCAGCCGCATCTCTATGGCCGCCTGGACCTGGCCTACGATGGCACCGGTCCGGCCAAGCTGTACGAGTTGAACTACGACACGCCGACCTCGCTGTTCGAGGCCAGCTTCTTCCAGTGGCAGTGGCTGGAAGACCAGCGCAACGCCGGTCGCCTGCCGCAGCACGCCGACCAGTTCAATGCGATCCACGAAGCGCTGGTCGACCGTTTCGGCGAACTGGCCACGCAGCTGCCGCCGCCGCTGTACTTCAGCGCGGTGGGCAGTTCCGAAGAAGACCGTGGCACCGTCGATTACCTGCGCGACTGCGCTTCGCAGGCCGGCCTGCATGGCCAGGCCATCGCCGTCGAGGATATCGGGTTGTCCGAGGATGGCCGGTTCACCGCGCTGGATGATTCGGTGATCGGTACGTTGTTCAAGCTGTACCCGCTGGAAGACCTGATGGCCGAGGAATTCGGTCGCGCGCTTCCCGGCTCGGGCGTGCAGCTGCTGGAGCCGGCCTGGAAGGCGGTGCTGAGCAACAAGGGCATCCTGCCGTTGCTGTGGCAGCGCAACGTGGGCCATCCCAACCTGCTGGAAGCGCACTTCGATGACGGCAGCACGCTGGCGTCGGGCTGGGTGCGAAAGCCGCTGTTCTCGCGCGAAGGCGCGAACATCGAGATGCACCTGGCCGATGGCAGTACCCAGCGCAGCGACGGTCCCTACGATGGCCCGGCGATCATCCAGCGCGCGCATCCGCTCACCCGCTTCGAAGGCGGCTATCCGCTGATCGGCAGCTGGGTGATCGGTGACCACGCCTGCGGCATCGGTATTCGCGAGGACGACAGCGCGATTACCCGTGACAGTGCGCGCTTCGTGCCGCACGCGATCGTTGATGAGGCGCCGACGCGGATCTACGTCTGA
- the aroE gene encoding shikimate dehydrogenase: MTDRYAVFGHPVAHSKSPQIHATFGRQEGIAIDYRAIDLAPDAFLAGLEAFAAEGGVGANVTLPHKETAFSVCTTLTARARRAGSVNTLLRKGDRWHGDTTDGIGLVRDLTDRHGLDLRGRRVLMIGAGGSARSVAPALLDAGITELVVVNRTPERADELIDAMGEPGRAISRYWEDLRDLGDFELIVNATSAGRDRDVEFKLPLSLVNSMTSAVDLNYGEAAIAFLAWARAAQCRNTVDGLGMLVEQAAESFLQWHGVRPQTDEVYQSLRQGSAVLAGED; this comes from the coding sequence ATGACCGACCGTTACGCCGTCTTCGGACACCCCGTTGCCCACTCGAAGTCGCCGCAGATCCATGCGACGTTCGGTCGCCAGGAAGGCATCGCCATCGACTATCGCGCGATCGACCTGGCCCCGGATGCGTTCCTGGCCGGCCTGGAGGCCTTCGCTGCCGAGGGCGGTGTCGGTGCCAACGTCACCCTGCCGCACAAGGAAACCGCTTTCTCGGTATGCACCACGCTGACCGCACGGGCGCGCCGCGCCGGGTCGGTCAACACGCTGCTGCGCAAGGGCGACCGCTGGCACGGTGACACCACCGATGGCATCGGCCTGGTGCGTGACCTGACCGATCGCCATGGCCTGGACCTGCGCGGCCGTCGCGTGCTGATGATCGGTGCCGGTGGCTCGGCGCGCAGTGTCGCCCCGGCGCTGCTTGATGCCGGCATCACCGAGCTGGTGGTGGTCAACCGCACGCCGGAGCGTGCCGACGAACTGATCGACGCCATGGGTGAACCGGGCCGCGCGATCAGCCGCTACTGGGAAGACCTGCGCGATCTGGGCGACTTCGAACTGATCGTCAACGCCACCTCGGCCGGCCGCGACCGTGACGTCGAGTTCAAGCTGCCGCTGTCGCTGGTCAACTCGATGACCAGCGCCGTCGACCTGAACTACGGCGAGGCGGCCATCGCCTTCCTGGCCTGGGCCCGTGCGGCGCAGTGCCGCAATACCGTCGACGGCCTGGGCATGCTGGTCGAGCAGGCCGCCGAGAGCTTCCTGCAGTGGCACGGTGTGCGCCCGCAGACCGACGAGGTCTACCAGTCGCTGCGCCAGGGCTCGGCCGTGCTGGCCGGCGAGGATTGA
- a CDS encoding PD40 domain-containing protein yields the protein MMRITLPLLVLAASLLSAPVAMALNEYGIEGMGVVSTRADEGRATISADGQRIVFARRGEAGWGLWEARVVDGRWQQAQALPVGVAGEARDPYFSRDGRWLLFAAGREGALALYRAALAVDGQLGHAQALSGDGGRREERGPALSADGQRLLFARQQGRGAGWDLFVATLDAQGQRGPATALTALNSAGDETDGDWLGHDGAVVFSRGNGTTAQVWSSGCAWTGVSLQPLGLSFNQTSGWTGAPVIDNAKPGEMMVASSAAKAPRAGGVDVYRLAAPKVAAVAGCVPGAR from the coding sequence ATGATGCGCATCACCCTGCCCCTGCTGGTGCTTGCCGCCAGTCTACTCTCTGCCCCCGTGGCGATGGCGTTGAACGAGTACGGCATCGAAGGCATGGGCGTGGTCTCGACCCGTGCCGACGAGGGCCGCGCCACGATCAGCGCCGATGGTCAGCGCATCGTCTTCGCCCGCCGCGGCGAGGCCGGCTGGGGCCTGTGGGAGGCACGCGTGGTCGATGGCCGCTGGCAGCAGGCACAGGCGCTGCCGGTGGGCGTGGCTGGCGAGGCCCGCGATCCCTACTTCAGCCGTGACGGCCGCTGGCTGCTGTTCGCGGCCGGCCGCGAGGGCGCGCTGGCGCTGTACCGCGCCGCATTGGCCGTCGACGGCCAGCTGGGTCATGCGCAGGCGCTGTCCGGTGATGGCGGTCGCCGGGAAGAGCGCGGGCCGGCCCTGAGCGCGGACGGCCAACGGCTGTTGTTTGCCCGCCAGCAGGGCCGTGGCGCCGGCTGGGACCTGTTCGTGGCAACGCTGGATGCGCAGGGCCAGCGCGGACCGGCCACCGCACTGACCGCGTTGAACAGCGCCGGCGACGAGACCGACGGCGACTGGCTGGGCCATGACGGCGCCGTGGTGTTCAGCCGCGGCAACGGCACGACCGCACAGGTGTGGAGCAGCGGTTGTGCGTGGACCGGCGTGTCGCTGCAGCCATTGGGGCTGTCGTTCAACCAGACCAGCGGCTGGACCGGAGCACCGGTGATCGACAACGCCAAGCCGGGCGAGATGATGGTGGCCAGCAGCGCGGCCAAGGCACCGCGTGCCGGTGGCGTGGATGTGTACCGGTTGGCGGCACCGAAGGTGGCGGCGGTGGCCGGGTGCGTGCCGGGCGCTCGGTAG
- the dinG gene encoding ATP-dependent DNA helicase DinG, whose protein sequence is MTETVAAPRTLDDPLKDAIRKAYTTLQANTPGFSTRRSQSQMIGVVSRALSKSGGVGVVEAPTGVGKSLGYLTAGVPIALASKKKLVISTGTVALQSQLVERDIPNFLKATGLEATVALAKGRTRYLCTRNAAEAQGEGSQGGMFEDDAPLFDRPLAPIEMDIAKRLTDAFTGGTWDGDIDNAPETISPGLRSRITTPASGCAGRRCAYSAQCAVLRSRNTVRDAQIVVTNHALLLSALSIGDSDNGQPLIAPPSDMLLVLDEGHHIGNVAIDQGAASLALDEMAKRTGRLQILIAGAYRAVDKDRLGNLLPNEAIEVASNVAKQLRAFRDHIERVWMPAPADEEPMWRAANGRLPEAWREPIEALADDTRSLYNWAHAATAQVAKGKPDDAARERLQRNLGMALEMIEQQYNLWQAWRREDKDGAPPMARWVTATRDGDLVLHGSPVSAAHVLRKLLWDEVDSVVMTSATLTGGGDFQSLAIDNGIPEEAEMVSLSSPFDLPNQAELIVPKFPVTPDDREGHPREVARYLDAELDWAKGSMVLFTSRWKMEKVAGLMSAARRKQVLVQGEMSKTRLIDEHLRRVSAGEGSVLFGLNSFGEGLDLPGEACTTVVITQVPFAVPTDPQTATLSEWFEGRGLNAFNLIAIPHALRTLTQFAGRLIRTSTDTGRVVILDSRLLTRRYGKRIIDALPPFKRVIG, encoded by the coding sequence GTGACCGAAACCGTCGCCGCTCCGCGCACGCTCGATGACCCCTTGAAGGACGCGATCCGCAAGGCGTACACGACGCTGCAGGCCAATACGCCCGGCTTCTCCACCCGCCGCTCGCAGAGCCAGATGATCGGCGTGGTGTCGCGCGCGCTGTCGAAAAGTGGGGGTGTCGGCGTCGTCGAGGCACCCACCGGCGTCGGCAAGAGCCTGGGCTACCTGACCGCAGGTGTGCCGATCGCATTGGCCAGCAAGAAGAAGCTGGTGATCAGCACCGGCACCGTGGCGCTGCAGTCGCAGCTGGTCGAGCGCGATATTCCCAACTTCCTCAAGGCCACCGGCCTGGAAGCGACCGTGGCGCTGGCCAAGGGTCGTACCCGCTACCTGTGCACGCGCAACGCCGCCGAGGCGCAGGGCGAGGGCTCGCAGGGCGGCATGTTCGAGGATGACGCGCCCCTGTTTGATCGGCCGCTGGCGCCGATCGAGATGGACATCGCCAAGCGCCTGACCGATGCCTTCACCGGCGGTACCTGGGATGGCGACATCGACAACGCGCCGGAGACCATCAGCCCCGGCCTGCGCAGCCGCATCACCACGCCGGCCTCGGGTTGTGCCGGCCGCCGCTGTGCGTACTCGGCGCAGTGCGCGGTGCTGCGCTCACGCAACACGGTGCGCGATGCGCAGATCGTGGTCACCAACCACGCGCTGCTGCTGTCGGCACTGTCGATCGGCGACAGCGACAACGGCCAGCCGTTGATCGCACCGCCGTCGGACATGCTGCTGGTGCTGGACGAAGGCCATCACATCGGCAACGTGGCGATCGACCAGGGCGCGGCAAGCCTGGCGCTGGATGAAATGGCCAAACGCACCGGTCGCCTGCAGATCCTGATCGCCGGCGCCTACCGCGCGGTCGACAAGGATCGCCTCGGCAACCTGCTGCCGAACGAAGCGATCGAGGTGGCCAGCAACGTGGCCAAGCAGCTGCGCGCGTTCCGCGATCACATCGAGCGCGTGTGGATGCCTGCGCCGGCGGACGAAGAGCCGATGTGGCGCGCCGCCAACGGGCGGCTGCCCGAGGCCTGGCGCGAGCCGATCGAAGCACTGGCCGACGATACCCGCAGCCTCTACAACTGGGCGCATGCCGCCACCGCGCAAGTGGCCAAGGGCAAGCCGGACGATGCCGCGCGCGAGCGCCTGCAGCGCAACCTGGGCATGGCGCTGGAGATGATCGAGCAGCAGTACAACCTGTGGCAGGCCTGGCGCCGCGAGGACAAGGACGGCGCACCGCCGATGGCGCGCTGGGTCACCGCCACCCGCGACGGCGACCTGGTGCTGCACGGCTCACCGGTGTCGGCCGCGCACGTGCTGCGCAAGCTGCTGTGGGATGAAGTGGACTCGGTGGTGATGACCTCGGCGACGCTGACCGGTGGCGGCGATTTCCAGTCGCTGGCGATCGACAACGGCATCCCCGAAGAGGCCGAGATGGTCTCGCTGTCCTCGCCGTTCGACCTGCCCAACCAGGCCGAGCTGATCGTGCCGAAGTTCCCGGTCACGCCGGACGACCGCGAAGGCCACCCGCGCGAAGTGGCGCGCTATCTCGATGCCGAACTGGACTGGGCCAAGGGCTCGATGGTGCTGTTCACCTCGCGCTGGAAGATGGAGAAGGTGGCCGGCCTGATGTCGGCCGCGCGCCGCAAGCAGGTACTGGTACAGGGCGAGATGTCCAAGACCCGGTTGATCGACGAGCACCTGCGCCGTGTCTCGGCGGGCGAGGGCTCGGTGCTGTTCGGGCTGAACTCGTTCGGCGAGGGCCTCGACCTGCCGGGTGAGGCCTGCACCACGGTGGTGATCACCCAGGTGCCGTTCGCGGTGCCGACCGACCCGCAGACCGCCACCCTCAGTGAATGGTTCGAGGGGCGCGGGCTCAACGCCTTCAACCTGATCGCGATTCCGCATGCGCTGCGCACGCTGACCCAGTTCGCCGGCCGCCTGATCCGCACCTCCACCGATACCGGCCGCGTGGTCATCCTCGATTCGCGGCTGCTGACCCGCCGCTACGGCAAGCGCATCATCGACGCGTTGCCGCCATTCAAGCGCGTGATCGGCTGA